A genomic region of Ewingella sp. CoE-038-23 contains the following coding sequences:
- the ispD gene encoding 2-C-methyl-D-erythritol 4-phosphate cytidylyltransferase, with translation MSDIAVSSPEIIAVLPAAGIGSRMQTECPKQYLSIGGKTLIEHSINALLRSPQVTKVVVSLSPHDTQFQHLPIAQDARIQCVIGGAQRADSVMAGLEAAGSHGWVLVHDAARPCLHIDDLNRLLAISATSRVGGILAAPVRDTMKRGEPGVSAIAHTVDREDLWHALTPQFFPLELLKTCLRRALNEGATITDEASAMEYCGFHPMLIAGRSDNIKVTRPEDLALAEFYLTQLYQKENA, from the coding sequence ATGAGCGACATCGCAGTTTCCTCTCCAGAGATTATTGCTGTCCTGCCCGCTGCCGGTATCGGCAGCCGTATGCAGACAGAGTGTCCAAAGCAGTACCTTTCTATTGGCGGCAAAACGTTGATTGAACACTCAATCAACGCGTTACTACGCAGCCCGCAAGTCACTAAAGTGGTGGTTTCCCTTAGCCCGCACGATACCCAATTCCAACATTTGCCTATTGCGCAAGATGCTCGCATCCAGTGCGTTATAGGTGGCGCTCAGCGAGCCGACTCGGTCATGGCCGGGCTGGAAGCCGCTGGCTCTCACGGCTGGGTGCTGGTGCACGACGCCGCGCGCCCTTGTCTGCACATCGACGACCTTAATCGCTTATTGGCGATTTCAGCCACCAGCCGCGTGGGCGGTATTCTGGCCGCGCCGGTGAGAGATACCATGAAACGCGGAGAGCCTGGCGTGAGCGCCATTGCCCATACTGTGGATCGCGAAGATCTGTGGCACGCGCTGACGCCGCAATTTTTCCCGCTCGAATTACTAAAAACCTGTTTGCGCCGAGCATTAAATGAAGGGGCAACCATCACAGATGAAGCGTCTGCAATGGAATATTGTGGGTTTCATCCTATGCTGATTGCCGGGCGCTCAGACAATATTAAAGTCACACGGCCGGAAGATTTGGCCTTGGCAGAATTCTATTTAACCCAGTTGTATCAAAAGGAGAACGCATAA
- the ispF gene encoding 2-C-methyl-D-erythritol 2,4-cyclodiphosphate synthase, with product MRIGHGFDVHKFGGEGPLVIGGVRIPYPQGLLAHSDGDVALHAATDAILGAAAMGDIGKLFPDTDPAYKGADSRELLREAYRRVRAKGYSLGNLDITIIAQAPKMAPHIPQMRVFLAEDLECHMDEVNVKATTTEQLGFTGRGEGIACEAVVLLIKD from the coding sequence ATGCGTATCGGTCATGGTTTTGACGTGCATAAATTCGGCGGCGAAGGCCCATTGGTGATCGGCGGAGTGCGTATCCCTTATCCGCAAGGTTTGCTGGCTCACTCAGACGGCGACGTCGCGCTGCATGCAGCCACTGATGCCATTCTGGGAGCGGCGGCCATGGGAGACATCGGCAAGTTGTTCCCAGACACTGACCCTGCCTACAAAGGCGCGGACAGCCGCGAACTGCTGCGTGAAGCTTATCGCCGCGTGCGCGCGAAGGGTTACTCCCTGGGCAACCTGGATATCACTATTATCGCTCAGGCACCTAAAATGGCGCCGCACATCCCGCAGATGCGCGTATTCTTGGCCGAAGATTTAGAGTGTCATATGGATGAGGTGAACGTAAAAGCCACCACAACCGAACAATTAGGTTTCACTGGCCGTGGTGAAGGTATCGCCTGCGAAGCCGTTGTCCTGCTGATCAAGGACTGA
- the ftsB gene encoding cell division protein FtsB has protein sequence MGKLTLLLLVLLGWLQYSLWLGKNGIHDYVRVNDDVQVQQANNGKLKSRNDQLFAEIDDLTGGQEAIEERARNELGMIKPGETFYRLVPDQSKRNAGMSSSQNNASQNNLKQ, from the coding sequence ATGGGCAAATTAACGCTGCTGTTATTGGTTTTGCTTGGCTGGTTACAGTATTCGCTGTGGCTGGGTAAGAATGGTATTCACGATTATGTTCGTGTGAATGATGACGTTCAGGTACAGCAGGCCAACAACGGCAAACTCAAGTCACGGAATGATCAACTCTTTGCAGAAATCGATGACTTGACCGGTGGTCAGGAAGCTATCGAAGAACGCGCACGTAATGAACTGGGCATGATTAAGCCCGGTGAGACTTTCTATCGTCTGGTGCCTGACCAATCCAAACGAAATGCAGGTATGAGTTCTTCTCAAAACAATGCTTCGCAAAACAACCTAAAACAATAG
- the truD gene encoding tRNA pseudouridine(13) synthase TruD, which yields MDMSRLTWLNGEPVSTGKLKANPEDFIVEEDLGFEPDGEGEHLLVRIRKNGCNTQFVAEQLARFAGIHPRSVSYAGLKDRHAVTEQWFCVHLPGKEDPDLSQFALEGCEIVRAARHRKKMRIGTLKGNAFTLVLRQLSDIADVEARLQQVAEQGVPNYFGEQRFGRGGNNLIQAARWANNEIRIKERPKRSFYLSASRSAMFNLIASQRLADGTHRQVMLGDALQLSGRGSWFVAKEDEFDTLQPRVNSNELLITAPLPGDGPLGTTDAAEAFEQGCLAECATLLSLIKRERVEPARRAVMLQPLDISWKRWDDVTLELKFWLPAGSFATSVVRELMRQENIDADITE from the coding sequence ATGGATATGTCCCGCCTGACCTGGCTCAATGGTGAACCTGTTTCGACTGGCAAGCTGAAAGCCAACCCGGAAGATTTCATTGTTGAGGAAGATCTCGGCTTTGAGCCTGACGGCGAGGGTGAGCATCTGCTGGTGCGTATCCGCAAGAACGGCTGCAACACTCAGTTTGTGGCCGAACAGCTGGCGCGATTTGCGGGCATTCATCCGCGTTCCGTCAGCTACGCGGGTTTGAAAGACCGCCACGCGGTAACCGAACAGTGGTTTTGCGTGCACCTTCCCGGCAAAGAAGACCCTGATTTAAGCCAATTCGCGTTGGAAGGCTGCGAGATTGTTCGCGCCGCGCGTCATCGCAAGAAAATGCGTATCGGTACTTTGAAAGGCAATGCTTTTACTTTGGTGCTGCGCCAGCTGAGTGATATCGCCGATGTCGAAGCGCGTTTGCAGCAGGTGGCAGAGCAGGGCGTGCCGAACTATTTTGGCGAACAGCGTTTTGGCCGTGGTGGCAACAACCTGATTCAAGCCGCGCGTTGGGCGAATAACGAAATTCGGATCAAAGAGCGCCCTAAGCGCAGTTTCTACCTTTCGGCCAGCCGCAGCGCGATGTTCAACCTTATCGCCAGCCAGCGTTTAGCCGATGGCACGCATCGTCAGGTGATGCTGGGCGATGCTTTACAGTTAAGCGGGCGCGGCAGCTGGTTTGTGGCCAAGGAAGATGAATTTGACACGCTCCAGCCACGTGTTAATAGTAATGAATTGCTGATAACCGCCCCCTTACCGGGTGATGGCCCGCTGGGAACCACTGACGCCGCTGAGGCGTTTGAGCAGGGCTGTCTGGCGGAGTGCGCCACGTTATTATCATTAATTAAGCGCGAACGCGTTGAACCGGCTCGCCGTGCGGTGATGCTCCAGCCTTTAGATATCAGCTGGAAGCGTTGGGACGATGTCACACTTGAGCTGAAATTCTGGCTCCCTGCTGGCAGTTTTGCGACCAGCGTGGTGCGAGAACTGATGCGTCAGGAAAATATTGATGCGGATATTACTGAGTAA
- the surE gene encoding 5'/3'-nucleotidase SurE, which translates to MRILLSNDDGVLAPGIQTLAAALRQFADVTLVAPDRNRSGASNALTLDGPLRIQSYPNGDTAVIQGTPTDCVYLGVNSLMRPRPDIVVSGINAGPNLGDDVIYSGTVAAAMEGRHLGFPALAVSLDGHRHYDTAAAITCRILRALATEPLRTGKILNINVPDLPLAEIKGISVTRCGSRHPAEQVFCQQDPRGQDMYWIGPPGDKFDIAPDTDFAAVAQGYVSVTPLQVDLTAYAAQDVVSGWIAKVGVNRHGE; encoded by the coding sequence ATGCGGATATTACTGAGTAATGACGACGGCGTTTTAGCGCCGGGTATCCAGACGTTGGCCGCGGCTTTACGCCAGTTCGCCGACGTTACGCTGGTTGCCCCCGATCGCAATCGCAGTGGTGCGTCCAACGCGCTAACGCTGGACGGCCCGCTGCGTATTCAGTCATACCCAAACGGCGACACGGCGGTGATTCAGGGTACGCCTACCGACTGTGTTTACTTGGGCGTTAACTCACTGATGCGCCCGCGTCCCGATATTGTAGTTTCAGGCATTAATGCCGGACCAAATCTCGGCGACGATGTGATCTATTCCGGCACGGTCGCCGCCGCAATGGAGGGGCGCCACCTGGGCTTCCCAGCGCTGGCCGTCTCGCTGGATGGTCACAGGCATTATGACACTGCCGCCGCGATAACCTGTCGCATCCTGCGCGCGTTGGCCACTGAGCCATTGCGCACCGGCAAAATTCTTAATATCAATGTTCCTGATCTGCCTCTGGCGGAGATTAAGGGTATCAGTGTTACTCGCTGCGGGAGTCGTCACCCGGCTGAGCAGGTGTTTTGCCAGCAGGACCCGCGCGGTCAGGATATGTATTGGATTGGGCCACCGGGTGATAAGTTTGATATCGCGCCGGACACCGATTTCGCGGCCGTCGCACAGGGTTATGTCTCTGTCACGCCTCTTCAGGTCGATTTAACCGCCTACGCTGCACAGGATGTGGTGAGCGGATGGATAGCCAAAGTCGGGGTCAACAGGCATGGTGAATAA
- the cysD gene encoding sulfate adenylyltransferase subunit CysD, translating to MDEKRLTHLRQLEAESIHIIREVAAEFANPVMMYSIGKDSSVMLHLARKAFFPGTLPFPLLHVDTGWKFREMYDFRDRTAKNYGFELLVHKNPEGVAMGINPFVHGSAKHTDIMKTEGLKQALNKYGFDAAFGGARRDEEKSRAKERIYSFRDRFHRWDPKNQRPELWHNYNGQINKGESIRVFPLSNWTELDIWQYIFLENIEIVPLYLAAPRPVLERDGMLLMVDDDRIDLQPGEVIEQKMVRFRTLGCWPLTGAVESEAQTLPEIIEEMLVSTTSERQGRAIDRDQAGSMELKKRQGYF from the coding sequence ATGGACGAAAAACGACTCACACATTTGCGTCAACTGGAGGCGGAGAGTATCCATATCATCCGTGAAGTGGCGGCTGAATTTGCTAACCCGGTGATGATGTACTCCATCGGTAAAGACTCCTCGGTGATGCTGCATCTGGCACGCAAGGCCTTCTTCCCGGGAACGCTGCCTTTCCCGCTACTGCATGTGGATACCGGCTGGAAGTTCCGCGAAATGTACGATTTCCGCGACCGCACGGCGAAGAACTACGGTTTTGAACTGCTGGTGCATAAGAACCCGGAAGGCGTCGCGATGGGCATCAACCCCTTCGTCCACGGCAGTGCCAAACATACTGACATCATGAAAACCGAAGGCTTGAAGCAGGCGCTGAACAAATACGGTTTTGACGCGGCCTTCGGCGGCGCGCGTCGTGATGAAGAGAAGTCGCGTGCCAAAGAGCGTATCTACTCGTTCCGCGACCGTTTCCATCGTTGGGATCCTAAAAACCAGCGCCCAGAGCTGTGGCACAACTACAACGGCCAGATCAACAAAGGCGAAAGCATCCGCGTGTTCCCGCTCTCCAACTGGACTGAGCTGGATATCTGGCAGTATATCTTCTTGGAAAATATCGAAATTGTTCCACTGTATCTCGCAGCGCCGCGTCCGGTTCTCGAACGCGATGGCATGCTGCTGATGGTGGATGACGATCGCATCGACCTGCAACCGGGCGAAGTGATTGAGCAGAAAATGGTGCGCTTCCGTACTCTCGGGTGCTGGCCGCTAACGGGCGCCGTGGAGTCAGAAGCTCAGACTCTGCCGGAAATCATCGAAGAGATGCTGGTTTCAACCACCAGTGAGCGTCAGGGGCGGGCAATTGACCGCGATCAGGCGGGTTCGATGGAACTGAAAAAACGTCAGGGCTATTTCTGA
- the cysG gene encoding siroheme synthase CysG: protein MDYLPIFADLRQRPVLVVGGGEIAARKIDLLLRAGAAVRIVALSLSSELEHRLQQSQVSWLAKQFEPQQLDDVFLVIAATDDAELNAEVFEQANRRQLLANVVDDQPKCSFIFPSIVDRSPIVVAISSSGTAPVLARMLREKLETLLPTSLGKMAEIAGSFRDRVKQRFTSMTARRRFWEQTFDGRFASLVTAGQIPEAEQVLQQQLDNPESIARNGEVTLVGAGPGDAGLLTLRGLQVMQQADVVLYDHLVSDEILDLVRRDADRICVGKRAGSHSVAQEETNRMLVELAQQGKKVVRLKGGDPFIFGRGGEELQAVSAAGIPFQVVPGVTAAAGATAYAGIPLTHRDYAQSVMFITGHSRPDGNGMQWETLAKGNQTLAIYMGTVKAAEISQQLIAHGRAASTPVAVIGRGTRVDQQVLTGTLYNLELLAQQAPTPALLVIGEVVALHDKLAWFGHQPQTDDAVRPSVVNLA from the coding sequence GTGGACTATCTACCAATATTTGCCGACCTAAGACAACGTCCTGTATTGGTCGTCGGCGGCGGCGAAATCGCAGCACGCAAAATAGACCTTCTGCTGCGTGCTGGCGCTGCTGTCCGCATTGTCGCGCTGTCACTCTCCTCAGAACTTGAGCATCGTCTCCAGCAGTCGCAAGTCAGCTGGCTGGCGAAGCAATTTGAGCCACAGCAGTTGGATGACGTGTTTCTGGTGATTGCTGCCACCGACGACGCCGAGCTGAATGCCGAGGTGTTTGAGCAGGCCAATCGCCGCCAGCTGCTGGCCAACGTGGTCGATGACCAGCCGAAGTGCTCCTTTATCTTCCCTTCCATCGTCGACCGTTCGCCGATTGTGGTGGCTATTTCATCCAGCGGCACGGCCCCGGTGCTGGCGCGCATGCTGCGGGAAAAGCTGGAAACGCTGTTACCGACCAGTTTGGGCAAGATGGCTGAGATTGCTGGCAGTTTCCGCGACCGCGTGAAGCAGCGCTTCACCTCAATGACGGCACGCCGTCGCTTTTGGGAGCAGACCTTTGATGGTCGCTTTGCCTCGCTGGTGACTGCGGGACAGATTCCAGAAGCTGAGCAAGTGTTGCAACAACAATTAGATAATCCGGAATCCATCGCGAGAAACGGTGAAGTGACGCTGGTCGGCGCGGGGCCGGGTGATGCAGGATTACTGACATTACGCGGCTTGCAGGTGATGCAGCAGGCAGACGTGGTGTTGTATGACCATTTGGTCAGTGACGAGATTTTAGATTTGGTGCGCCGAGACGCCGACCGTATTTGCGTCGGCAAGCGCGCAGGCAGCCACTCGGTGGCGCAGGAAGAGACAAACCGCATGCTGGTCGAACTGGCGCAGCAGGGCAAAAAAGTGGTGCGCCTTAAAGGCGGCGATCCGTTTATTTTTGGTCGCGGCGGTGAAGAGCTACAGGCCGTTTCGGCGGCGGGCATCCCTTTCCAAGTGGTGCCGGGCGTGACGGCAGCCGCGGGCGCGACGGCCTACGCGGGGATCCCTCTCACCCATCGCGACTACGCGCAGAGCGTGATGTTTATTACCGGCCACTCCCGTCCCGATGGGAATGGCATGCAGTGGGAAACGCTGGCGAAGGGCAACCAAACGCTGGCCATTTATATGGGCACGGTGAAGGCGGCAGAAATCAGCCAGCAGCTTATCGCTCATGGCCGCGCGGCGAGTACGCCGGTGGCTGTCATTGGCCGTGGTACGCGAGTCGATCAGCAGGTGCTGACCGGCACGCTCTACAACTTAGAACTCTTGGCTCAACAGGCACCAACGCCAGCACTACTGGTTATCGGCGAAGTGGTCGCACTTCACGATAAGCTCGCCTGGTTTGGGCATCAACCACAGACTGACGACGCAGTTCGCCCGTCGGTCGTGAATTTGGCTTAA
- a CDS encoding aminopeptidase: MLSLSRMKLALLAFGLGCAGFTHAAVQQVAAPALGKIAAEQTRHIATYFPGRMAGSPAELIAADYLQQYFAKLGYQSDLRGFDTRYLYTSRDGKQSWHDVHSTSVIAARAGIVPQQIVVMAHFDTYLPQSDADSDHNLGGLTLQGVDDNASGVGVMLELAERLSKEPTHYSLRFVALSAEETGAQGAADYVLRMSPEEKLNTLLVVNLDSLIVGDKLYFKSGKNTSQAVTKLTRDRAVALARHAGIAAEAYSGKDCCNGMQALDDAHIPLLMVTATDYALGKKDGQQQRAISAHFPQGTSRHQGQLDNLQYLDRVLPGRIDKRSKDSVRILLPLLKELAKPADALQGGNAIP, encoded by the coding sequence ATGCTATCCCTTTCTCGCATGAAACTGGCGCTACTGGCCTTTGGCCTGGGCTGTGCCGGTTTTACGCACGCGGCCGTGCAGCAGGTTGCCGCGCCCGCCCTCGGTAAAATTGCTGCCGAACAAACTCGCCATATCGCCACCTATTTTCCGGGCCGCATGGCCGGTAGTCCGGCGGAGTTAATCGCCGCAGATTACCTGCAACAGTATTTTGCCAAACTCGGCTATCAGAGTGATCTTCGCGGCTTTGATACGCGTTATCTCTACACCAGCCGGGATGGCAAGCAGAGCTGGCATGATGTGCATTCGACCTCCGTGATCGCCGCCCGCGCCGGTATCGTGCCTCAGCAGATTGTCGTGATGGCGCACTTTGATACTTATTTGCCACAAAGCGACGCCGACTCCGACCATAATTTGGGCGGTCTTACCCTGCAGGGGGTTGATGATAATGCGTCAGGCGTAGGTGTGATGCTGGAGCTGGCCGAACGACTCAGTAAGGAGCCAACCCACTACAGCTTGCGCTTCGTGGCGCTTAGTGCCGAAGAGACGGGCGCACAGGGTGCCGCAGACTATGTGCTGCGCATGTCGCCGGAGGAGAAGTTAAACACCCTGCTGGTGGTCAATCTCGATTCGCTGATTGTTGGCGATAAGCTCTACTTCAAGAGTGGCAAAAATACCTCTCAGGCCGTCACTAAGCTGACACGCGACCGCGCCGTGGCGCTGGCGCGTCACGCAGGTATCGCCGCCGAGGCATACAGTGGAAAGGATTGCTGTAATGGCATGCAGGCGCTGGACGACGCGCATATTCCATTATTGATGGTGACGGCCACGGATTATGCGTTGGGCAAGAAAGACGGCCAGCAGCAGCGGGCAATCAGCGCGCATTTCCCGCAGGGCACGTCGCGCCATCAGGGCCAGTTGGATAACTTACAGTATCTCGACCGCGTCCTGCCAGGCCGGATAGACAAACGCTCGAAAGATAGCGTGAGAATTTTACTGCCGCTGCTGAAAGAGCTGGCAAAACCGGCTGATGCTTTACAAGGCGGTAACGCCATCCCTTAA
- a CDS encoding DUF3561 family protein: MQALLHRIVSRIRDEGTSATSDDRAVDAEAPSYSMFGGTAGFIFYWLAFAIPFVMYGSNTLFFFLYTWPFFLALVPISVLIGIAFSMLFGGNWWRTLAATGVVVIGMFWTIFSFLSGW, encoded by the coding sequence ATGCAGGCATTACTTCACCGAATAGTGAGTCGGATCCGAGACGAGGGCACCAGCGCCACGTCCGACGATCGGGCTGTGGATGCTGAAGCTCCCTCGTATTCTATGTTTGGCGGTACGGCAGGTTTTATCTTCTACTGGCTAGCCTTTGCCATTCCCTTTGTGATGTACGGCTCTAACACGCTGTTTTTCTTTCTCTACACCTGGCCGTTTTTCCTCGCTTTAGTGCCTATTTCCGTGTTGATTGGCATTGCATTTAGCATGCTGTTTGGCGGTAACTGGTGGCGCACGCTGGCGGCGACGGGCGTGGTGGTCATTGGTATGTTTTGGACTATCTTTTCATTCCTCTCCGGCTGGTAA
- the cysN gene encoding sulfate adenylyltransferase subunit CysN encodes MNNAIAQQIEEQGGVEAYLHAQQHKSLLRFLTCGSVDDGKSTLIGRLLHDTRQIYEDQLSSLHNDSKRHGTQGEKLDLALLVDGLQAEREQGITIDVAYRYFSTEKRKFIIADTPGHEQYTRNMATGASTCDLAILLIDARKGVLDQTRRHSFIATLLGIRHLVVAVNKMDLVDYSESVFEEFKANYLDFAQQLPTDLDIKFVPLSALEGDNVATPSEKMSWYTGPTLLDVLETVNIINIREQQPMRFPVQYVNRPNLDFRGYAGTLASGSVRVGQKVKVLPSGVESRVARIVTFDGDLQEAWAGEAITLVLADERDISRGDLLVDADETVKAVQNAKVDIVWMAEQPLSVGQSYDIKIGGKKARARVENIEYQVEINSLTQRIVESLPLNGIGLVELTFDEPLVLDNYQHNAVTGGMIFIDRLTNVTVGAGLVREAVESVYQEQDSYSAFELELNSLVRRHFPHWGARDLLGGK; translated from the coding sequence ATGAACAATGCAATTGCACAACAAATTGAAGAACAGGGTGGCGTAGAGGCCTACTTGCACGCCCAGCAACACAAAAGCCTGCTGCGTTTTCTGACCTGCGGCAGCGTGGATGATGGCAAAAGTACCCTGATTGGTCGCCTGCTGCATGACACTCGCCAGATCTATGAAGATCAGCTCTCGTCGCTGCATAACGACAGCAAGCGTCACGGCACCCAAGGTGAAAAACTCGATCTGGCGCTGCTGGTGGATGGTCTGCAAGCCGAGCGCGAGCAGGGGATCACCATCGACGTGGCGTATCGCTACTTCTCCACCGAAAAACGCAAATTCATCATTGCTGACACGCCGGGGCATGAGCAGTACACCCGCAACATGGCAACCGGTGCGTCCACCTGTGATCTGGCGATTTTGCTGATCGACGCCCGCAAAGGCGTGCTGGATCAAACTCGCCGCCACAGCTTTATCGCTACTCTTCTGGGGATCCGCCACTTGGTGGTGGCGGTCAATAAGATGGATCTGGTGGATTACAGCGAAAGCGTTTTCGAAGAGTTCAAAGCCAACTATCTGGACTTCGCCCAGCAGCTGCCAACCGATTTGGATATCAAATTCGTGCCGCTGTCGGCGCTGGAAGGCGACAACGTTGCTACGCCGAGTGAGAAAATGAGCTGGTATACCGGCCCAACCCTGCTCGACGTGCTGGAAACCGTGAACATCATTAACATCCGCGAACAGCAGCCAATGCGTTTCCCGGTGCAGTATGTTAATCGTCCGAACCTCGACTTCCGTGGCTATGCGGGCACGCTGGCCTCTGGCTCAGTGCGCGTCGGGCAGAAAGTCAAAGTGTTGCCGTCCGGCGTTGAGTCAAGGGTGGCACGCATTGTGACTTTCGACGGTGATTTACAAGAAGCTTGGGCCGGTGAAGCTATCACGCTGGTGCTGGCCGACGAGCGCGATATCAGCCGTGGTGACCTGCTGGTCGACGCGGATGAAACCGTGAAAGCGGTGCAGAACGCCAAAGTGGATATTGTCTGGATGGCCGAGCAGCCGCTCAGCGTTGGGCAAAGCTACGACATCAAAATCGGCGGCAAAAAGGCCCGCGCTCGGGTTGAAAACATTGAGTATCAGGTTGAAATTAACTCGCTGACCCAACGTATTGTTGAGAGCCTACCGCTGAATGGCATCGGCCTGGTTGAGCTTACCTTCGATGAGCCACTGGTTCTGGATAACTACCAACACAACGCGGTGACCGGCGGGATGATCTTTATCGATCGCCTGACTAACGTCACCGTCGGAGCAGGACTGGTTCGCGAAGCCGTAGAAAGCGTTTATCAGGAACAAGATTCCTACAGCGCCTTCGAGCTGGAGTTAAACAGCCTGGTTCGCCGTCACTTCCCACACTGGGGTGCTCGCGACCTGCTGGGTGGGAAATAA
- a CDS encoding protein-L-isoaspartate(D-aspartate) O-methyltransferase: MVNKPMYNLLEQLRQQGIHDENLLHAIEKVPRERFVDEAFQHKAYENTALPIGSGQTISQPYTVARMTELLRLTPASRVLEIGTGSGYQTAILAHLVEHVFSVERIKGLQWQAKRRLKQLDLHNVSTRHGDGWEGWPSRGPFDAIIVTAAPLEIPQDLLQQLDEGGVMILPVGEQNQVLQRITRRGNDFVVETIESVRFVPLVKGELA, encoded by the coding sequence ATGGTGAATAAACCGATGTACAACCTGCTCGAGCAGCTTCGCCAGCAGGGGATTCATGATGAAAATCTGCTGCACGCCATTGAAAAAGTGCCGCGGGAACGTTTTGTCGATGAAGCTTTTCAGCACAAGGCTTATGAAAATACCGCCTTGCCAATTGGCTCGGGTCAGACGATTTCTCAGCCCTATACCGTGGCGCGCATGACAGAGCTGCTGCGCCTCACACCGGCCTCGCGCGTGCTGGAAATCGGCACCGGGTCGGGCTATCAGACGGCTATTTTGGCGCATCTGGTTGAGCACGTGTTTTCCGTCGAGCGGATCAAAGGCCTGCAATGGCAGGCCAAGCGTCGCCTCAAACAGCTGGATCTGCATAATGTGTCGACCCGCCACGGTGATGGCTGGGAAGGCTGGCCTTCTCGTGGGCCATTTGACGCCATTATCGTGACCGCCGCCCCTCTGGAAATTCCTCAGGACTTACTCCAGCAATTGGATGAGGGCGGCGTGATGATCCTTCCCGTTGGCGAACAAAACCAGGTGCTGCAACGCATCACGCGTCGCGGTAACGACTTTGTGGTTGAGACCATCGAATCGGTCCGTTTTGTACCTTTAGTCAAAGGTGAGTTAGCCTAA
- the cysC gene encoding adenylyl-sulfate kinase, with the protein MALPDANLKDENVVWHPHAVTRADRELKHGHKGVVLWFTGLSGSGKSTVAGALEQALHALGVSTYLLDGDNVRHGLCRDLGFSDDDRRENIRRVGEVAKLMIDAGLVVLTAFISPHRAERDMVRELLDKDQFIEIFVDTPLAICEARDPKGLYKKARAGELKNFTGIDSVYQAPEAPDVHLDGEQLVTHLVPQLLDVLRRHAIIKP; encoded by the coding sequence ATGGCGTTACCCGACGCAAATTTGAAAGATGAAAACGTCGTCTGGCACCCGCACGCGGTAACGCGTGCGGACCGTGAGCTGAAACATGGCCATAAAGGCGTGGTGCTGTGGTTCACAGGCCTGTCAGGTTCAGGCAAATCCACGGTCGCTGGCGCGCTTGAGCAGGCGCTACACGCACTTGGTGTCAGCACCTACCTGCTTGATGGCGACAATGTGCGCCACGGTCTGTGCCGCGATTTGGGCTTCTCTGACGACGACCGGCGGGAAAATATCCGCCGCGTTGGTGAGGTCGCTAAGCTGATGATAGATGCCGGGCTGGTGGTGCTCACCGCCTTTATCTCTCCCCATCGTGCCGAGCGAGATATGGTGCGGGAATTGCTGGATAAAGATCAGTTTATTGAGATCTTTGTCGATACCCCGCTGGCCATTTGCGAGGCGCGAGATCCCAAAGGCTTATACAAGAAAGCCCGCGCCGGCGAGCTGAAAAACTTCACCGGCATTGACTCTGTTTACCAAGCGCCAGAAGCTCCAGATGTACACCTCGATGGCGAACAATTGGTAACACATTTAGTCCCGCAATTATTAGATGTACTGCGCCGCCACGCTATTATCAAACCCTGA